A stretch of DNA from Candidatus Ancaeobacter aquaticus:
AATTAACTAACATTCAAAAAATAAAATTAATAGAAGAAACAATAGAACATGAAATAAAACCAAAATTAGTTGCTGATGGTGGAGGGATAGAGCTCGTTGATGTTGATAGCAATAAAGTCATTGTTGCTTTACGAGGAGCGTGTTCAGAGTGTCCTTCCGCTGGGATCACATTAAAGTCATGGGTAGAAGTAAAATTAAAAGAGTTTGTCAGTGATGACCTGTATGTGGTGGAGGTGAAGCAATGAAAGAAATTTATGTAGATAATAATGCCACAACGCGTGTTGCAGATGAAGTCTTTGAAGAGATGAGGCCATATTTTTGCACATTGTATGGTAACCCATCGAGTATGCATAGCTTTGGGGGACAGGTACACGAGAAAATGGAAGATGCCCGGGTAAAAGTTGCTGATCTTATTGGGGCGGAATCTCCTGAAGAAATAATTTTTACCAGTTGTGGGACTGAATCAGATAATAGTGCTATTCTCTCCATGATTGAATCTGAATCCGAAAAGAAGCATATTATAACAACAAGAGTGGAGCACCCAGCAGTATGGAATCTATGCCAATATCTCAAGACGAGAGGGTATAGGGTTACTGAACTGGGCGTAGATAATGAAGGAATGATTAATATTGATGAGTTAAAGGCTTCGCTAACACCTGATACTGCAGTTGTATCGGTGATGTATGCCAACAATGAAACAGGAGTAGTTTTTCCTGTTGAAGAGATTGCAGATATTGTGAAATCAAGAGGTATTATTTTTCATACGGATGCTGTGCAGGCTGTTGGAAAATTACCGCTTAATGTATCTAAAACTGCCATAGATATGCTTTCTCTTTCAGGCCATAAATTGCATGCCCCAAAAGGAGTTGGAGCGTTATATGTAAGAAAAGGAGTGAAATTTAGACCCTTTGTAATAGGTGGGCATCAGGAAAAGTCACGACGTGGAGGAACTGAAAATATTTCTTCAATAATTGGCCTGGGAAAAGCATGTGTATTAGCAAAAAGTTTTATTGAAGATGAAAATACAAATGTAAAAAATCTCAGAGATAAATTGGAAAATAATTTATTAGAGAAGTGTTTAGATACACGTTTAAATGGGCATAAGATAAATCGTTTACCGAATACAACGAATATTAGCTTTGAATTTGTTGAAGGTGAAGCAATACTTCTTTTATTAAACGAATTTGGTATATGTGCCTCATCAGGGTCTGCGTGTACGTCTGGGTCATTAGAACCTTCCCATGTGATGCGAGCCATGGGTGTTCCGTTTACGTTTGCACACGGATCTATACGATTTAGTTTGAGTCGGTATAATAATGAGAAAGAGATCGATTTTATTATAGAAAAACTTCCACCAATTATTGAACGTCTCAGAGAAATGTCACCATATGGTAGAATGAAGGGAGATGGACGATGGACGAAGGAAGAATGAAGAACAGGATTCAAAGTTTTAGAGATCTTGAAGTGTATAAATTGGCATTTGATTCTGCAATGAAAATATATAGTGTAACAAAAAGCTTTCCAGCTAGTGAGAAATATTCATTAGTTGACCAAATAAGAAGATCTTCTAGGTCTGTATGTTCAAACCTTGCAGAATCATGGCGGAAACGTAGATATGTTGCAATGTTTATAAATAAGATTACAGATGCTCAACAAGAAGCTGCTGAAACGCAAACATGGCTAGATTTCGCGTTCAAATGCGATTATATTGCAGAAGAAATATATAATTCTCTAGATGAAAAATATGAACATATTTTTGCGAAGCTGGCAACTATGGAGCGAAAAGCAGATACGTTTTGCAGGGGAAAAAAATTGTAGGTATTTTCGTCCGTCGTCTGTCTTCTTTCTTCCTTCGTTTTTACTGAAAGAGGAATGCCCTGAAAGCGATACCTTCCGCTTGTGTATCAAGATGATAATAGCGATTGTAGAAATATTCAAATCGTACTCTTATTAATCCAGGATGAAATAGCTGTATACCTACTACCCCACCAATATTATCATAGTGTATATATTTTAAGCCCGTAGACCAATTGAATTGCGCTGAGACATCAATATTAGGGATTATCTCATAACTCATAGTAAATGTTTCTTTGAGGGATTGTGCTTTTACTTTTGGTGGTTGATAAACGTCTTTTTCCCATGGCACCCATGAATTTGGCTCGTGTTCGACTTCACCCCATCTACCGTCGGTTCGTTGAGTAATACGCAATTTATCATTAACGTCATGGTTAAACTCTAGGTATGTTTCGTGCAAAATAAAATGTGCCGGGTCAGGACGATAATTAATACGGGTATATCGATATCCAGGAATTACTGACAAACTGATCTTAGGAAAGAACATACGCTCTTCAACAATAAAGTGGTTTGACCATGGTTTCATGATCCACGGGGTGTTAAGAGCTCTGCCCCTGTAATGTTCGTATCCCATGAATGTATCGAAATTCGAAACAGGATGATTTTCTTTGTGTTTAAAAAGCCAGTGAAAAATCCATCGGTTACGAATTTCGCTTGCAAACGTATTTAAACGTGCATGAAAACGAATACGTTGATAGCCAGGGTTTAGTATAACTCTGCCAACATAGGGGATCTTGAATGGCACCGCATATTCAAGTCCAACTCCATGTGTCTCCTGCATGAGAAGTTTAAAATCGTTTATAGTTTCATCGAAGACACCCAACATATCGCGCCTGTCATAGGTGTATCGAATAAGCGGTAACTCTTTATGTAATTTAACGATGCCTGTCCAGGAATATGAACGCGTATATGAATGTCTTACATCAGCTTTTTGATCGCTTTTACGATATTTATCAACGAGGTGAGTGTTGCTTTCAGGCCATTGCTTAGTAAACCAAGCTTTTTGGTACAGTCCAAAAATAAGACTTTCGACAGGAATAGGTTCTTCATATAACTCAACGCGTGTTGATACGCTGAGAAAATCAGTGACTTTAAATCCTAACCCTTCTGAGTAGTATCGTTTAAAACCTGCTCGTTCGGCTTTAGTTTCAATTTCTGGCCTGTATCCTTTTTCTTGGAATTGTGAGAGAAACTTTGCCAAGAAACCTTGTTCCTGATCTATTTTTTCGCCAATTTCGTTAATGGGGCCTTCAGGTTTTTTCTTATTGGCAGCTATCTCGGTATTAAGCGCTCCGTCCTGAATATCCTTTTCGTTATCCATCTCTTCGGTAGTGATAACAAGCTCATCATCAGGAGTGGCGGTAGGGGATGCTTCCTGGAGGGTATTCGTATCATCAGCGGCATATACGCTGAAGGCTGTAAAAATACTTAGTAGCGCAGTTATTATTAAATTTTTTGTTAAGTGATTTGTCTTCATATATTTTGGGTATTTTACCACTAAATTTTATTAAGTCAATAAATTTTTGTAATAAAAAAGGTTATCGTTTGCTATAAATACAACCGCAATAATTTTGACGATAGAGGTTGTAGGTTTTAGACAATTCTATACTTCTTTTGAAACCGTTTTTTTTCTTAAAATCAGCAGGTAGGAAATCCACCGTTTTACCTTTCACTAGCTCTGATCCAATAGAATTGATAAGTGCAGCATTCTTATGAGGGCTTACTGATAAAACGGTTGTGAAGAGGTTACACATTTTTCTTTCGGCGGTTTCACATGCTTTTTCTAATCTAATGCGATAACAAAGTTCGCACCGAGCACCTTTTTCAGGTTCGCATTCATATCCTTTTGTGGTTTCATGCCAGTTCTCTGGGTCATATTCATCGCATATAAGGGGGATTTTAAGTATTTGGGACAGTTTTTGGACTTCCTTACGTCTTTTCTCATACTCGTCTTGAGGATGAATATTGGGGTTGTAGAAATAAAAAATGAGCCTGTATTGATCTTTAAGTTCTTCGTGAACTACAGTGGCGTCAGGTGCACAACATATATGTACGAGAAGATATGGGTTTTGCGATAATACATTCATAATGTAAGAATATCAAAAATATAACAAAAAGCAACAATGTAAATGTAAAGGTCTTATCGA
This window harbors:
- a CDS encoding epoxyqueuosine reductase QueH → MNVLSQNPYLLVHICCAPDATVVHEELKDQYRLIFYFYNPNIHPQDEYEKRRKEVQKLSQILKIPLICDEYDPENWHETTKGYECEPEKGARCELCYRIRLEKACETAERKMCNLFTTVLSVSPHKNAALINSIGSELVKGKTVDFLPADFKKKNGFKRSIELSKTYNLYRQNYCGCIYSKR
- a CDS encoding four helix bundle protein, producing the protein MDEGRMKNRIQSFRDLEVYKLAFDSAMKIYSVTKSFPASEKYSLVDQIRRSSRSVCSNLAESWRKRRYVAMFINKITDAQQEAAETQTWLDFAFKCDYIAEEIYNSLDEKYEHIFAKLATMERKADTFCRGKKL
- the nifS gene encoding cysteine desulfurase NifS — encoded protein: MKEIYVDNNATTRVADEVFEEMRPYFCTLYGNPSSMHSFGGQVHEKMEDARVKVADLIGAESPEEIIFTSCGTESDNSAILSMIESESEKKHIITTRVEHPAVWNLCQYLKTRGYRVTELGVDNEGMINIDELKASLTPDTAVVSVMYANNETGVVFPVEEIADIVKSRGIIFHTDAVQAVGKLPLNVSKTAIDMLSLSGHKLHAPKGVGALYVRKGVKFRPFVIGGHQEKSRRGGTENISSIIGLGKACVLAKSFIEDENTNVKNLRDKLENNLLEKCLDTRLNGHKINRLPNTTNISFEFVEGEAILLLLNEFGICASSGSACTSGSLEPSHVMRAMGVPFTFAHGSIRFSLSRYNNEKEIDFIIEKLPPIIERLREMSPYGRMKGDGRWTKEE